The following coding sequences lie in one Populus trichocarpa isolate Nisqually-1 chromosome 14, P.trichocarpa_v4.1, whole genome shotgun sequence genomic window:
- the LOC7455981 gene encoding fasciclin-like arabinogalactan protein 7, whose product MKFSMIIVLSSTLLFSCTPLAYAQKVASPPAPTPTPSPAPAPSPPYVNLTDLLSVAGPFHNFLNYLESTKVIDTFQNQANNTDEGITIFVPKDDAFKNLKKASLSNLTQDQLKQLILFHALPHYYSLSDFKNLSQVSPVSTFAGAGGYALNFTDTSGTVHLDSGWSKTKVSSSVHSTDPVAIYQVDKVLLPEAIFGTNIPPTPAPAPAPDTSPTADSPTSDDSAGAGSAPGKSPPNSSYRINGVGIWSQLVLAIAGVLVLFL is encoded by the coding sequence ATGAAGTTTTCTATGATTATTGTGCTTAGCAGCACACTGCTGTTTTCGTGCACTCCACTAGCATATGCTCAAAAAGTAGCTAGTCCTCCAGCACCAACCCCAACTCCATCCCCAGCACCAGCACCATCACCTCCTTACGTTAACCTCACTGATTTACTCTCTGTTGCTGGCCCATTCCACAACTTCCTTAACTACCTTGAGTCCACTAAAGTCATTGACACCTTTCAAAACCAAGCCAACAACACTGATGAAGGCATTACCATCTTCGTACCAAAAGATGATGCCTTCAAAAATCTCAAGAAGGCTTCTTTGTCAAACCTAACTCAAGACCAGCTCAAGCAACTCATTCTTTTTCATGCCTTGCCACATTATTACTCGTTGTCTGATTTCAAGAACCTTAGCCAAGTGAGCCCTGTCAGCACATTTGCTGGTGCAGGAGGATATGCTTTGAATTTCACCGATACATCTGGGACCGTGCACCTTGATTCAGGATGGTCTAAAACTAAAGTTAGTAGTAGTGTGCATTCAACTGATCCTGTTGCAATCTATCAAGTTGACAAAGTCCTCCTTCCTGAGGCAATCTTTGGTACTAATATACCTCCAACCCCAGCTCCAGCACCAGCTCCTGACACTAGCCCTACTGCAGATTCCCCAACATCTGACGACTCAGCAGGAGCAGGGAGCGCCCCAGGAAAGTCCCCCCCAAATTCTTCTTATAGGATCAATGGTGTAGGTATTTGGAGTCAATTGGTTCTAGCTATTGCAGGTGTGCTGGTCCTGTTTTTGTAA